In Aliiglaciecola sp. LCG003, a genomic segment contains:
- a CDS encoding DUF368 domain-containing protein has translation MKPTQRDSKGYIGLGLRGLLMGAADAVPGVSGGTIAFMTGIYEELIYSLKQCGPLALKILFSDGVKAAWQHINGTFLLCVFGGIIASIVTISHFVVYLLEYYPDLLWSFFFGLIAAAVWSVVRHIERWSIGVMAAFAMGAIIAFYVTIITPTSIEATPLTVFLSGMIAICAMILPGISGSFILLLLGMYAPMLNAVKALQFQTLAIFSAGCVVGLLSFSRVLNWMFEKYKTLTLALLGGFMLGSLNKVWPWKLTLESITDRHGKVVPLVQSNVFPQTFESATNQPTHIVLSIGLMFFGVIMVLLLEKLGNKTGQ, from the coding sequence TTGAAGCCAACACAGCGGGATAGCAAAGGATATATAGGGCTTGGCCTAAGAGGCCTACTGATGGGTGCGGCGGATGCTGTTCCTGGCGTTTCAGGCGGCACTATTGCGTTTATGACGGGTATCTATGAAGAGCTTATTTACTCCCTCAAACAGTGCGGTCCTTTAGCGTTAAAAATATTATTTTCTGATGGGGTTAAGGCGGCTTGGCAGCACATCAATGGTACATTTTTATTATGTGTTTTCGGCGGCATCATCGCCAGTATTGTGACTATTTCACACTTTGTCGTATATTTATTGGAGTATTATCCAGATCTACTTTGGTCTTTTTTCTTTGGACTCATCGCGGCGGCAGTTTGGTCAGTAGTGCGGCATATCGAGCGCTGGTCAATTGGGGTCATGGCGGCTTTTGCTATGGGCGCTATTATAGCTTTCTACGTCACTATTATTACCCCAACGAGTATTGAAGCTACCCCCTTGACTGTTTTTCTATCCGGAATGATAGCCATTTGCGCAATGATTCTACCCGGCATTTCTGGCAGCTTTATTTTATTGCTGTTGGGTATGTATGCTCCGATGCTAAACGCGGTAAAAGCATTGCAGTTTCAGACACTAGCCATTTTTTCAGCTGGTTGCGTTGTGGGTTTGCTGTCTTTTTCAAGAGTATTAAATTGGATGTTCGAGAAGTATAAGACCCTAACTCTAGCCCTGCTAGGAGGATTTATGCTTGGTTCATTGAATAAAGTATGGCCTTGGAAGCTTACTTTAGAATCCATCACTGATCGCCATGGCAAAGTAGTCCCCTTGGTTCAAAGCAATGTGTTCCCCCAAACTTTTGAGTCAGCAACTAACCAACCGACACATATAGTGTTATCCATAGGTCTAATGTTTTTTGGTGTAATCATGGTGTTATTATTAGAAAAACTAGGTAATAAAACAGGTCAGTAA